In Deinococcus psychrotolerans, a genomic segment contains:
- a CDS encoding DAK2 domain-containing protein → MLRYATDWLGVYREQVNALNVYPVPDGDTGTNMHLTMQSVRRELDTCDERVMSSVARAISYGALLGARGNSGVILSQLLKGFAETIKDAPQVDAKLLISALNAAQKSGYGAVMKPVEGTILSVARGVAEGAKGETPDAVLEQALFSGQAMLDKTPDMLPALKQAGVVDSGGQGYLYLLEGMLGQLRGDQLPPEPEVTHYAQQQFENEEFGFCTEFLMSEATQPIEAIRELVTPFGDSLLVVGAEGYVKGHIHTNRPDELLAAVGRHGKMLKTKVEDMSEQHTEILGMAGAAARAEEEVPLSGLVAVANGYGVVKVFRSLGARIVSGGQTANPSVQDIVDAVRSVSAEKVLVLPNNKNVLMAAQKAAELLDGRAVVIPTRTLGQGMGAALSFQASENAADLAAQMEEAAKSVTTLEVTRASRATVITTAAGKELHIADGDVIGLQDDELVQAGGSPEDAVLEMLRAAHQGQEVVAVFGGPQKSQADLDALAERISGEFAEVEVETHAGGPDLYDYLVTLE, encoded by the coding sequence ATGTTGCGCTACGCCACCGATTGGCTGGGCGTTTACCGCGAGCAGGTCAACGCGCTCAACGTCTATCCGGTGCCCGACGGCGACACCGGCACCAACATGCACCTGACCATGCAGTCGGTGCGGCGCGAACTCGACACCTGCGACGAGCGCGTCATGAGCAGCGTCGCCCGCGCCATCAGTTACGGCGCATTGCTGGGCGCACGCGGCAACAGCGGCGTGATCCTGAGTCAGCTCCTCAAGGGCTTTGCTGAGACCATCAAGGACGCCCCCCAAGTCGATGCCAAACTCCTCATCAGTGCCCTGAATGCCGCCCAGAAAAGCGGCTACGGCGCGGTGATGAAGCCGGTAGAAGGCACCATCTTGTCGGTGGCACGCGGCGTTGCTGAGGGCGCGAAGGGCGAGACGCCCGACGCGGTGCTGGAGCAGGCTCTCTTTTCCGGACAGGCCATGCTCGACAAGACCCCCGACATGCTTCCGGCGCTCAAGCAAGCGGGTGTGGTCGACAGCGGCGGGCAAGGCTACCTGTATTTGCTGGAAGGCATGCTCGGCCAGTTGCGCGGCGATCAGTTGCCGCCCGAGCCGGAAGTCACCCACTACGCCCAGCAGCAGTTTGAAAACGAGGAGTTCGGCTTTTGCACCGAGTTCCTGATGAGTGAGGCCACCCAACCGATTGAAGCCATTCGCGAACTGGTCACGCCGTTTGGCGACAGCTTGCTGGTGGTGGGCGCGGAAGGCTACGTCAAGGGCCACATCCACACCAACCGCCCCGACGAGTTGCTGGCAGCGGTGGGCCGGCACGGCAAGATGCTCAAAACCAAAGTCGAAGACATGTCCGAGCAGCACACCGAGATTCTGGGCATGGCGGGCGCGGCGGCGCGGGCCGAGGAAGAAGTGCCGCTGAGCGGCTTGGTGGCGGTGGCCAACGGCTACGGCGTGGTCAAGGTGTTCAGGTCACTGGGCGCACGAATCGTCTCGGGCGGGCAGACCGCCAATCCCAGCGTGCAGGACATCGTGGACGCGGTGCGGAGCGTGAGCGCCGAGAAAGTCTTGGTGCTGCCAAATAACAAGAATGTATTGATGGCCGCCCAGAAAGCCGCCGAACTGCTGGATGGCCGCGCCGTGGTCATTCCCACCCGCACGCTGGGGCAAGGCATGGGCGCGGCGCTGAGCTTTCAGGCCAGCGAGAACGCCGCCGACCTCGCCGCGCAGATGGAAGAAGCCGCCAAGAGTGTCACCACCCTAGAAGTTACGCGGGCCAGCAGGGCCACGGTGATTACCACGGCAGCGGGTAAGGAGCTGCACATTGCCGACGGCGACGTGATCGGCCTGCAAGACGATGAGCTGGTGCAGGCGGGCGGCTCGCCCGAAGACGCGGTGCTGGAAATGCTGAGAGCGGCCCATCAGGGTCAGGAAGTCGTGGCCGTGTTTGGCGGGCCGCAAAAGTCGCAGGCCGACCTCGACGCCTTGGCTGAGCGCATCAGCGGCGAATTTGCCGAAGTGGAAGTCGAAACCCACGCGGGCGGGCCAGATTTGTACGACTACTTGGTGACGCTGGAGTAA
- a CDS encoding Asp23/Gls24 family envelope stress response protein produces MNGTIQISEAALASLIGLTAHEIPGVVGMAPANLKEGLQRVLGRAQARDGVVIVKDGGKTSADLYVVMAYGVNIPAVAQNIAERVEHTVKTQAGLELSSTRVHAVGVRHV; encoded by the coding sequence GTGAACGGAACCATTCAAATCAGCGAGGCGGCGCTCGCCTCTTTAATCGGCCTGACGGCCCACGAAATTCCCGGCGTGGTGGGCATGGCCCCCGCCAATCTCAAAGAAGGGTTGCAGCGCGTGCTGGGCAGAGCTCAAGCCCGTGACGGCGTGGTAATCGTTAAAGACGGCGGCAAAACCAGTGCCGACCTCTACGTGGTAATGGCTTACGGCGTCAACATTCCAGCGGTGGCCCAGAACATTGCCGAGCGCGTCGAACACACCGTCAAAACGCAAGCGGGCCTGGAACTCAGCTCCACTCGCGTTCACGCCGTGGGAGTGCGCCATGTCTGA
- a CDS encoding outer membrane beta-barrel protein → MYGLNPPLKTLFALLCFTLPAASAQTAPAALPFSYTNFQFGLLGGYADGRSVRVFANYNNLAGPLGLRLSVGRSSKEGGFDEDADLGLLGSIGQQKKSGLISSERANALFFGLGATYDLGQQIPGLETSFYGGLRYGRFNSRLTYKGGQYTDYSSSAFGIGLGSQAAYLLTNSLSVVGDVGVDQYFGGGPIVSRDDRNNTDTFKPGEGGYEAINKAVKRPGTVLKVMLGVRYSF, encoded by the coding sequence ATGTACGGGCTGAACCCACCGCTGAAGACCTTGTTCGCTCTTCTTTGCTTCACTCTTCCGGCAGCCAGCGCCCAAACCGCACCGGCAGCATTGCCCTTTTCCTACACCAACTTTCAATTTGGTCTGCTCGGCGGCTACGCGGATGGCCGCAGCGTGCGGGTGTTTGCCAATTACAACAACCTCGCCGGCCCGCTGGGGTTGCGCCTGAGTGTGGGCCGCAGCAGCAAGGAGGGCGGCTTTGATGAAGACGCCGACTTGGGCTTACTCGGCAGCATTGGTCAGCAAAAAAAGAGCGGGCTGATCAGCAGCGAGCGGGCCAACGCCCTCTTTTTTGGTCTGGGGGCAACCTATGACCTCGGACAGCAAATTCCAGGGTTGGAAACCAGCTTCTACGGCGGGCTGCGCTATGGCCGGTTCAACTCGCGCCTGACCTACAAAGGCGGCCAGTACACCGATTATTCCAGCAGTGCTTTCGGGATAGGACTCGGCTCGCAGGCCGCCTACTTGCTGACCAATTCGCTCAGCGTAGTGGGCGACGTGGGAGTGGATCAGTATTTTGGGGGCGGCCCTATTGTCAGCCGCGACGACAGAAATAACACCGACACCTTTAAGCCCGGTGAGGGCGGCTATGAGGCGATTAATAAAGCCGTCAAGCGCCCCGGCACGGTGCTGAAGGTGATGCTGGGCGTGAGGTACAGCTTTTAG
- the murI gene encoding glutamate racemase, whose protein sequence is MTSFSPAPQRPIGVFDSGMGGLSVLGELRRALPHQDFVYLADTAHVPYGSRTEAEVRTLTTACTDWLRQQGCAGAVIACNTASAFSLDFLRARYGHTFPIVGLVPALKPAVAATQSGTVAVLATPVTLRGALLEEVIQQFAVPAGVRVLRLSHPDLVPLVEVGEADSPRMRAALREALAPAAAAEADQLVLGCTHFPFLASSIRAEFGNTFALLDSGAAVARRTVQVLGSVVSDVSGEVRYFATGNPAEVASVMAALLGHTVKVEHAELNQLIQESVAR, encoded by the coding sequence ATGACCTCTTTTTCTCCTGCACCTCAGCGGCCCATCGGGGTGTTCGATTCGGGCATGGGCGGCCTGAGCGTGCTGGGCGAACTCCGGCGGGCGCTCCCGCATCAGGATTTCGTGTATCTGGCCGACACGGCCCACGTGCCTTACGGCAGCCGCACGGAGGCCGAAGTCCGAACCTTGACCACCGCCTGCACCGATTGGTTGCGTCAGCAGGGCTGCGCGGGCGCGGTGATCGCCTGCAACACGGCCAGCGCCTTTAGCCTCGACTTTTTGCGGGCGCGGTACGGCCACACCTTCCCCATCGTGGGCCTCGTTCCAGCGCTCAAGCCAGCGGTGGCAGCAACCCAGAGCGGCACGGTGGCGGTGCTGGCCACGCCGGTCACGCTGCGCGGGGCGCTCTTGGAGGAGGTGATTCAGCAGTTCGCGGTGCCCGCTGGGGTGCGGGTGCTGCGCCTGAGTCACCCCGACTTGGTGCCATTGGTCGAAGTGGGAGAAGCCGACTCGCCGCGCATGCGTGCCGCTTTGCGTGAGGCGTTAGCGCCCGCCGCCGCTGCTGAAGCCGACCAACTGGTGCTGGGTTGCACGCATTTTCCCTTTCTGGCGAGCAGTATCCGAGCCGAGTTTGGGAACACCTTCGCGCTGCTCGACTCCGGCGCGGCAGTGGCCCGGCGCACGGTGCAGGTGCTGGGAAGTGTAGTCTCAGACGTTTCTGGAGAGGTGCGTTACTTCGCCACCGGAAACCCTGCCGAGGTCGCGTCCGTGATGGCGGCTTTGCTGGGCCACACCGTGAAGGTCGAACACGCCGAGTTAAACCAACTTATCCAAGAGAGTGTTGCCAGATGA
- the rph gene encoding ribonuclease PH, with the protein MRQNRSADQARPLKVSRNVNAYAEGSALVELGQTKVLATVSVDQKVPPHMRGKKEGWLMAEYLMLPRATHDRQNRERNMQNGRRHEIQRLLGRSFRSVTDLRSFKNQTLIIDCDVLQADGGTRVTSLLAGYAALFDLSDRLIRRGTLSEWPLLHELGAVSVGYVGNELLVDLEYSEDMQASADLNVVATSKGLILEAQGGAEGQPIAPEKYMELLNAGIKAAGELSRALHAQL; encoded by the coding sequence ATGAGACAAAACCGCTCTGCCGATCAGGCCCGCCCGCTCAAAGTCAGCCGCAACGTCAACGCTTACGCTGAGGGCAGCGCCCTAGTGGAACTCGGTCAGACCAAAGTGCTGGCCACCGTATCCGTTGATCAGAAAGTGCCGCCCCACATGCGCGGCAAGAAAGAAGGCTGGCTGATGGCAGAGTACCTGATGCTGCCGCGTGCCACCCATGACCGCCAGAACCGCGAGCGCAACATGCAAAATGGGCGGCGGCACGAGATTCAGCGCCTCCTGGGCCGCTCGTTTCGCTCGGTCACCGACCTGCGCTCCTTCAAAAATCAGACCTTGATTATCGACTGCGACGTGCTACAAGCCGACGGCGGCACCCGCGTGACCAGTCTGCTGGCCGGATACGCCGCCCTGTTCGACCTTTCCGACCGCCTCATTCGGAGGGGTACGCTCAGCGAGTGGCCGCTGCTGCACGAGTTGGGCGCGGTGAGCGTGGGCTATGTGGGCAATGAGCTGCTGGTCGACCTCGAATACAGCGAGGACATGCAGGCCAGCGCTGATCTCAATGTGGTCGCTACCTCCAAGGGCCTGATTCTGGAAGCGCAGGGCGGCGCAGAAGGCCAACCGATTGCGCCGGAAAAGTATATGGAACTGCTGAATGCTGGCATCAAGGCGGCGGGCGAACTGTCGCGGGCACTTCACGCGCAGCTGTAA
- a CDS encoding cytochrome P450, whose product MPPALPTLPLTDPAFVQNPYSLLEKLRDTTPIFYDAAIKQTVFLRYDDISGILRDKRFGRTLTHLYSRDELGWPPPDPAQAHFDAFNGNHMLDSEGAKHTRLRSLVGKAFTPRRVETLQPRIEAMLEEYLAQLGPRFDVVADYAEPLPVRVIAELLGVPEAERGLLRPWSAAIVKLYEPSYSADQQAEAEHAVVEFSALIRRLAVQRRAEPKDDLITALVQVEDGGQKLSESELTDTCILLLNAGHEASVNGLSAGVLALLRQPEKWAELVEAAQSENSLPIFRTAVEELLRFDTPLPMFERYVLEDLEWNGTPLKMGDQVALIYASGNRDPRRFEKPDELRLTRDPNPHLTFGLGKHYCLGAPLARLELALSLRALVRHAPKLRLTDATAAPEYVGGFVIRGLSRLDVCI is encoded by the coding sequence ATGCCTCCCGCGCTTCCCACTTTGCCGCTGACTGATCCGGCCTTCGTCCAGAACCCGTATTCACTGCTGGAGAAGTTGCGCGACACCACGCCAATCTTTTACGACGCGGCCATCAAGCAGACGGTTTTCCTGCGATACGACGACATCTCCGGCATCCTGCGAGACAAGCGTTTTGGGCGCACCCTCACCCACCTGTACTCCCGCGACGAACTCGGCTGGCCGCCGCCTGACCCGGCCCAGGCGCACTTTGACGCCTTCAACGGCAATCACATGCTGGATTCTGAGGGCGCAAAGCATACCCGCTTGCGCTCGCTGGTCGGCAAGGCCTTCACGCCGCGCCGGGTAGAAACCTTGCAGCCGCGCATCGAGGCGATGCTGGAGGAATACTTGGCTCAGTTGGGGCCGCGCTTTGACGTAGTGGCCGATTACGCCGAGCCGCTGCCGGTGCGGGTGATTGCCGAGCTGCTGGGCGTGCCGGAAGCCGAGCGCGGTTTGCTGCGCCCCTGGTCGGCGGCCATTGTCAAGCTGTATGAGCCGAGCTACAGCGCCGACCAGCAAGCCGAGGCTGAGCATGCGGTGGTGGAATTCAGCGCCCTGATTCGCCGCCTCGCTGTCCAGCGTCGGGCCGAGCCCAAAGACGACCTGATCACCGCGCTGGTGCAGGTCGAAGACGGCGGCCAGAAGCTGAGCGAATCCGAGCTGACCGACACCTGCATTTTGCTGCTCAACGCCGGACATGAAGCCAGCGTCAACGGCCTGTCGGCGGGCGTGTTGGCGCTGCTGAGGCAGCCGGAGAAATGGGCCGAGCTGGTGGAGGCCGCTCAATCTGAAAACAGCTTGCCTATCTTCCGCACCGCCGTAGAAGAGTTGCTGCGCTTCGACACCCCGCTGCCGATGTTCGAGCGCTACGTGCTGGAGGACTTGGAATGGAACGGCACGCCGCTCAAGATGGGCGATCAGGTGGCTTTGATTTACGCCAGCGGCAACCGCGACCCGCGCCGCTTTGAGAAGCCTGACGAGCTTCGCCTGACCCGCGACCCCAATCCTCACCTGACCTTTGGGCTGGGCAAGCATTACTGTCTTGGTGCGCCGCTGGCCCGCTTGGAGTTGGCCCTCAGCTTGCGGGCACTGGTTCGCCACGCGCCCAAGCTGCGGCTCACTGATGCCACCGCCGCGCCGGAATACGTGGGCGGCTTTGTGATTCGGGGCCTGAGCCGGTTGGACGTGTGTATTTAG